A single Arachidicoccus sp. BS20 DNA region contains:
- a CDS encoding glycosyltransferase family protein produces MKFCIKKTLSNDTIIVGVSSIIYIIAAINLDGYFHPDEHYQILEFANYKLGKIDAGQMPWEFNYEMRSSFQPWIAYLAIKFFNLFQVCNPFIIALALRLMTGCFSIYAISKFIRTTSNQLDEKFKVPYKWLSFIIWFLPYLSIRFSSEIWSGLFFLLAVCYLIPDINRGFKYSVIGGIFFGLSYLCRFQSAIMIIGLVLWLLIIQKRKFKQIIILSLSIFLIIIFGVYIDYLYYGDWTLTVWNYFNMNIVNDMASDFGVMSAYSFMVAAINQALFPFGILILFCLVVLIIRAPKSFVVWCVAPLLVIHLIVPHKEVRFLFPIIYFIPFIIFKAASLIANHFQRNIIKDNRWLTKSIDFIYLLPITINIIYLVVALFSPPIHGRMAIAKYIYNHYPNEQIQLLSFKQNNPFKPYSVLRQSFYEMKNLDYVSINHYDTLPQIKIIPFSTIKLLVIRRNDFTDSTISNLIHQSKITIVKTANPLWIDKIRDLVGINNSEYILCKYK; encoded by the coding sequence ATGAAATTTTGTATTAAAAAAACTCTCAGTAATGATACCATTATCGTGGGGGTTTCTTCAATTATATATATTATAGCAGCCATTAATCTTGATGGCTATTTTCACCCAGATGAACATTATCAAATTCTTGAATTTGCCAATTATAAGTTAGGCAAAATTGACGCTGGACAAATGCCATGGGAGTTTAATTATGAAATGCGCTCCTCATTTCAGCCATGGATTGCTTATCTGGCAATAAAGTTTTTTAACCTGTTTCAAGTGTGTAACCCGTTTATAATTGCCCTTGCATTAAGATTAATGACAGGTTGTTTTAGCATTTATGCAATAAGTAAATTTATACGGACAACCAGTAATCAATTAGACGAAAAATTTAAAGTACCCTATAAATGGCTATCTTTTATTATTTGGTTTCTGCCGTATTTGAGTATAAGATTTAGTTCTGAGATTTGGTCTGGGTTATTCTTTTTATTAGCGGTATGCTATTTGATTCCTGATATAAATCGTGGTTTCAAGTATTCCGTCATTGGAGGTATTTTTTTCGGGCTTTCTTATCTCTGTCGTTTCCAATCTGCAATAATGATAATTGGACTTGTACTTTGGCTGCTAATCATACAAAAAAGGAAGTTCAAGCAAATTATAATACTGTCTCTCTCCATTTTTTTAATAATTATTTTTGGCGTTTATATAGACTATCTGTATTATGGAGATTGGACGTTAACGGTCTGGAACTATTTCAATATGAATATCGTTAATGATATGGCTTCTGATTTTGGAGTAATGAGCGCTTATTCTTTTATGGTCGCTGCAATAAACCAAGCCTTATTCCCTTTTGGTATTTTGATTCTATTTTGTTTGGTTGTTCTTATAATTAGAGCTCCTAAATCGTTTGTGGTCTGGTGCGTTGCACCTTTACTTGTTATCCATTTGATAGTACCTCATAAAGAGGTAAGGTTTTTATTTCCTATTATATATTTTATACCATTTATTATCTTTAAAGCAGCGAGCTTAATCGCAAATCACTTTCAAAGAAATATTATCAAAGACAATAGATGGTTAACAAAATCTATTGACTTTATTTATCTATTGCCGATAACTATCAATATTATTTATCTAGTTGTAGCACTATTTTCCCCACCAATCCATGGGAGAATGGCAATAGCCAAATACATATACAATCATTACCCAAATGAGCAAATTCAATTGTTATCATTCAAGCAGAATAACCCTTTTAAACCTTATTCTGTATTGAGACAATCTTTTTACGAGATGAAAAATTTAGATTACGTCAGCATCAACCATTATGATACATTGCCACAGATTAAAATAATACCATTCTCGACAATTAAACTGCTCGTTATCAGGCGGAACGATTTCACAGATTCAACGATATCAAATTTAATTCATCAGTCGAAAATTACAATTGTAAAAACAGCAAACCCTTTATGGATTGATAAAATTAGGGATCTGGTAGGCATTAATAATAGTGAGTATATACTATGTAAATATAAATAA